The Carassius gibelio isolate Cgi1373 ecotype wild population from Czech Republic chromosome B9, carGib1.2-hapl.c, whole genome shotgun sequence genome includes a region encoding these proteins:
- the LOC127965138 gene encoding frizzled-5, whose translation MGKPAVKYHFTMETSGMHLVGFWLHVLLLLQLSQLGDAASKDIVCEPITVPMCKGIGYNHTYMPNQFNHDTQDEVGLEVHQFWPLVRIRCSPDLLFFLCSMYTPICLQDYKKPLPPCRSVCERAKRGCSPLMIQYGFEWPERMSCEQLPMLGDTDRLCMDRNSSETTTLSPPFPKPTPKGTPRHRATAKSSPPQKCDRECHCRNPLVAIKQDAHPLHNRVHTSSLPNCAMPCHQPYFSLDERAFTTFWIGLWSVLCFVSTLTTVATFLIDMERFKYPERPIIFLAACYLFVSLGYIVRLLAGHERVACEGSGNQQHILYDTTGPALCTLVFLLIYFFGMASSIWWVVLSFTWFLAAGMKWGNEAIAGYSQYFHLAAWLVPSVKSIAVLALSSVDGDPVAGICYVGNQSLESLRGFVLAPLVVYLFTGSLFLLAGFVSLFRIRSVIKQGGTKTDKLEKLMIRIGLFTVLYTVPATIVVACLVYEQHYRPGWERALACSCPSERQQLGVGPDYAVFMLKYFMCLVVGITSGVWIWSGKTLESWRRFVARYLPCRTRKPPVSGSSMYSEASTALTARAGTAPTGTYHKSAPSSHV comes from the coding sequence ATGGGGAAACCTGCAGTTAAGTATCATTTCACCATGGAGACCTCAGGGATGCACCTGGTCGGATTTTGGCTTCACGTTCTGCTGCTGTTGCAACTGTCTCAGCTTGGCGATGCTGCCTCTAAGGATATAGTGTGCGAGCCCATCACTGTACCGATGTGCAAAGGGATTGGATACAATCACACCTACATGCCCAACCAGTTCAATCATGACACCCAGGATGAAGTTGGTCTGGAAGTGCACCAGTTTTGGCCACTTGTCCGTATCCGTTGCTCCCCGGACTTGCTTTTCTTCCTGTGCAGTATGTACACCCCAATATGTCTTCAGGACTACAAAAAGCCTCTGCCACCGTGCAGGTCTGTGTGCGAGAGGGCTAAGAGGGGTTGCTCCCCCCTCATGATCCAGTATGGGTTTGAGTGGCCGGAGCGGATGAGTTGCGAGCAGCTGCCTATGCTGGGTGACACCGATCGCCTTTGTATGGACAGGAACAGCAGTGAGACCACAACTCTATCGCCTCCTTTCCCCAAACCCACTCCCAAAGGAACACCAAGACATAGAGCCACTGCAAAATCTTCTCCACCGCAGAAGTGTGACCGTGAGTGTCATTGTCGGAACCCCTTAGTGGCAATTAAGCAGGACGCACATCCTCTTCATAACCGGGTACATACCAGCTCTCTACCCAATTGCGCTATGCCTTGCCACCAGCCCTACTTTTCACTGGATGAGCGTGCCTTCACAACCTTCTGGATTGGCCTTTGGTCGGTGCTGTGCTTCGTCTCAACACTCACCACAGTGGCCACTTTCCTCATAGACATGGAGCGTTTCAAATATCCAGAGCGGCCAATTATCTTCCTGGCTGCTTGTTATCTGTTTGTGTCGCTGGGGTACATCGTGAGACTGCTTGCGGGCCATGAGCGGGTGGCTTGCGAGGGCTCCGGCAACCAACAGCACATCCTCTATGACACCACGGGTCCAGCCCTTTGCACGCTGGTTTTCCTGctcatatatttttttggaatggCCAGCTCCATCTGGTGGGTGGTGCTATCATTCACCTGGTTCCTGGCGGCAGGAATGAAATGGGGGAACGAGGCCATCGCGGGTTACTCGCAGTACTTCCACCTTGCTGCTTGGCTCGTCCCTAGTGTCAAGTCCATCGCTGTCCTGGCCTTGAGTTCGGTGGATGGTGACCCCGTGGCTGGGATCTGTTATGTCGGCAACCAGAGTTTGGAGAGCCTACGTGGCTTCGTATTGGCACCACTGGTCGTCTACCTCTTCACTGGCTCCCTCTTCCTTCTGGCCGGATTCGTTTCACTCTTCCGGATCCGTAGTGTTATTAAACAGGGCGGCACGAAGACGGACAAGCTGGAGAAGTTAATGATCCGGATTGGGCTCTTCACCGTCCTTTACACCGTGCCTGCAACTATTGTGGTGGCTTGCCTGGTGTATGAGCAACATTACAGGCCAGGTTGGGAGCGGGCACTTGCCTGTTCTTGCCCATCCGAGCGCCAGCAGCTCGGCGTGGGGCCGGACTACGCTGTCTTCATGCTGAAATACTTCATGTGTCTTGTAGTAGGCATTACCTCAGGTGTTTGGATCTGGTCCGGCAAGACTCTGGAGTCCTGGAGACGCTTTGTGGCGCGGTACCTCCCCTGTAGGACACGGAAGCCACCTGTATCAGGTTCGTCCATGTACAGCGAGGCCAGCACCGCTCTCACAGCCCGAGCCGGAACGGCACCCACTGGGACCTATCACAAATCAGCACCTTCATCACATGTCTGA